Within Candidatus Hydrogenedentota bacterium, the genomic segment GCAAGCTTGCTGTCGCCGCCGCGCCGGAGGACGCGCCCGACTTTTATCGCTGGGGCCGCCTCGAATATGTGAAGGCCCACTACCTCAAATTCCGCGATGGTGGCTATTGGCTCAAGGGTGGCACGGACGAGCCGGAAGACCTGCTGGGCTATCTGGGCTTCGCCAACACAGAGCCGGGCAAGTTTGGCGGCCACACCTTTGCCAATCACGCGCAGGACTGGCGCGAGGGCGATCCCGACTGGGACGGCGGCAAGGGTAAGAACATCATCGGCGCGTTGAATTACCTGGCCGATCAGAAGGTCAACAGCATCTACTTCATGCCCATGAACATTGGCGGCGACGGCAAAAACGCGCACCCCTATTTAACACCGATTAACCTCAACGGAAACCCGGAGAACGACAATCTCCACTTTGACCTGACGAAGCTGCACCAGTGGGGCATCATGCTGGGGCACGCCCAGCGGCGCGGGCTCATGCTCCATTTCGTGTTGAACGAAGCGGAGGAGCGCAACAAAATCGAGCTCGACGGCGGTCACCTGGGCCTGGAGCGCAAACTTTACTACCGCGAGCTGGTGGCGCGCTTCGGCCACCACCCCGCGCTGCTGTGGAACCTCTGCGAGGAGTACAACCTGAACTACAACCTCGGGCCCTCCCTGGTCAAGGAATACGCCCGTTACCTCAAGGCTATCGACCCCTACGACAACCCCATTACCGTGCACCACTCCAGCACGCTGGACAAGACCTGGACTGAGTTCCTCGGCGATGACCATTTCCCCGTGGGCTCCTTCCAAATCAACGATGTAAGTCTGGTCGAAGTCTGGCGGGAAAAATCCGTCGCGGCGGGCCTGCCTCTCGTCATCGGCATGGACGAGTACTTTCCCGATACGACCAGCCCGGAAAACACGCCGCGCCAGCGCCGGGAATACCTCTGGCCCATCTACTTTTCCGGCGGCAACGTGGAGTTTATCCTGTCGGACCTGCTCAAGACCGACGACTTCCGTAAGTGGGAAGAACTCTGGAAATCCATGGCCATCGCGCGCGCCTTCATGGAGACCCTGCCCTTCTGGGAGATGACGCCTTCGGACGGTCTCCTGAGTGGATCCTCCGTCTTCGAGGGCGCCAACAACAAACTGCCCGGACAAGTCTTCGTGAAACCGGGCGAGATCTATGCGGTCTATTTACCGCTGGCCGAACAAACGGGTACGCTGGACCTCAGCGGCGCGACAGGAGCGTTCACGATGCAGTGGTTCAACCCGCGCACGGGCGAGTACGTCGGCGAAGCGCGTGAGATTGCGGGCGGCGGCGCTGTGGAATTGGGCCCAGTGCCGAGTGAGCCGGGCGAGGATTGGGTGGCGCTGGTGAAGCGGAAGTAACAGTAACGGGCCAGGAAACAATCGAAGTCAACGCTGGGGCTTACCCCCCCTACCCCCCCGCAAGCGGGGGGGACCTGACTCATGGAGCAGTCTTGTTGGTTCCCCCCGCTTGCGGGGGGGGGCAGGGGGGAGGACCTGTAACGATTTTCATCATCTAGGTTTGAGGGGATGCCTCATGATGGACTGCTCTGAAAACTGGAGAGAGACTCATGAATGCAAGATTTCAGTATTTGTCGGGTGTGCTTTCGCTCCTGTTCACTGGCGCAGGATCCGTCTTCGCCGATCCAGGCTGTCTTCCGACGATTTCAAGCATGAATTTCAACGTTGTCGATGGAGTATCCGCAGAGGCCATCCCAAACGGCCAGTGGCGGCTCTCGGGGACGCTCGACGTCACCTTCAGTGGCCGAATAGCGCCCCATGAAAACACCTCGGTACAGGTCTTCGGGGCCGGTGTCGAGGCCTTGGAAGGCAGATTCGATTCTGTGAAACTTCCCGAGAATTGGCTCTGCGATACGGTCTATGACGACGCAGCCCACACCCTCACACTCGGCAACTTTCACCCCGACCGGGCTCCCGCCTTCCCCACGGCGGAGGGCTTCGGCAAGTATGCCATCGGCGGCCGCGGCGGGCGGGTGATTGAAGTCACCAACCTCAACGACAGCGGGCTGGGCAGCTTTCGTGCGGCCTGCGAGGCGGAGGGACCGCGCACGGTCGTGTTTCGCGTGTCGGGCACCATTGCGCTGGAGTCGGAACTGGAAATCGAGCACCCCTACATCACCATCGCGGGCCAGACCGCGCCGGGCGACGGCATCTGCGTGAAGAACTATCAGGTGAAGGTGGAGGCGGACCATGTGATCATCCGCTACATGCGCTTTCGTCCGGGCGACGAGCGGGGTGTGGAGCAGGACACATTCAGTGGCGAGGGCGATCACATCGTTATTGATCACTGCTCGGTGAGCTGGGGCGTGGACGAGACCCTGTCCTTCAACAAAGCATCCAACCTCAGCGTTCAGTGGTGCCTCGTGAGCGAAAGTCTCTATCGCTCGGTTCATAAGAAGGGCGACCACGGCTACGGCGGACTCTGGGGCGGCCCCGGCGGCTCCTTTCACCACAATGCGCTTGTACATCACAGCAGCCGCAATCCCCGCGCGTCGGGCAACAAGGAATCGGGGCTGCTGGACTTTCGCAACAACGTGGTTTACAACTGGGGTTTTAATAGCGCCTACGGCGGGGAATTGTGGCCGCGCAACTGGGTAAACAACTACTACAAGCCCGGTCCCGCCACGCGCGACAGTGTGAAGCGGCGGATATTCCTGCAAAAGGCCAAAGAGGGAAAAATGTACCTCGCCGGCACCCACATGGATGGCTATCCCGAGGTGACCGCCGACAACTGGGGCAAGGGCGTGGACTATGCGGAAGACGGCGAGGCGACAGAGGCAACCTTGCGCGTGGACAGCGAGTTTATCGTCGCGCCGGTCACGACCGATACGGCGGAGGTGGCTTTCGAGCGCGTGCTGGCCGGCGTGGGTGCGTCGCTCGTGCGCGATTCGGTGGACACCCGGATTATCGAGGAAATACGCACGGGCACCGCGAAGTACGGCAAAAGCTTCGAGGGCGGCGGCAACGGCATCATCGATTCCCAGAAGGATGTGGGCGGCTGGCCGGAACTGAAATCCGAACCTGCGCCTGAAGATGGCGACCACGACGGGATGCCGGATACCTGGGAGAAAGACAAGGGCTTGAATCCGGCGGATGGGGCCGATGGCAACGCCGACCGCGACGGCGACGGCTACACCAATCTGGAAGAGTATTTGAACTCGTTGGCGCCGTGAGATACCTGGCCTTTAGTCGTACACTCGGACTTTCCGAGATTGACCGAAGGTGGGTCAAGCTTCCAGCTTGACGCACAGCCTGCTTCAATCGCCGACGTGTCCATTGATTCGTTCACGCTCCTGGAGTCTCATATACATACAGCCGTGCCTTTTTGGGCGATACGTGTGCCTTTCGTCAAGCTGGAAGCTTAACCCACCTTCCGCGCCGCGCGATTTTTTGGAGGGCTTCACAGGATTCCAGTGACCCGGGCTGAGCGACTTGTTGGTTTGCGCGCGCATCGAGTTTCGAGTCTGAATGGGGCCGTCGAGTTTCCGACGGACTGCGGAGTGAACGCCACCTCGGGCACACGAACCGGCGTTGCCGGATCGCGTGGCACAACGCAAGGAGGCCAATGGGGTGTGAGATGAACGGCCTTCACCAACGTCTCTTCACCCACAAACTCCGTCGCAAGCTCCTCCGTGTGTGGGTCTCGGACGCGCCGTGGCGGGTGTCACCCGTGGAAAACCTTACTGCTCCTCCTGAAATGCAGAAAGCCCCGCGGGCACTGGCCTGCGGGGCTTGTTCATTCAGTGGCCTGTGAAACGCTACACCAGCTTCTCCAGCTCATCCACCAGTGTTGCAAAGCGCGCCATGGCGGCATCCACCGGGGCGGGCGTGGTGAGATCCACGCCGGCATCCTTCAGCAGATCCAGCGGATATTTCGAACCGCCGCTCTGGAGGAAGCGCAGGTAGCGGTCGCGCT encodes:
- a CDS encoding pectate lyase, with protein sequence MGGRGGRVIEVTNLNDSGLGSFRAACEAEGPRTVVFRVSGTIALESELEIEHPYITIAGQTAPGDGICVKNYQVKVEADHVIIRYMRFRPGDERGVEQDTFSGEGDHIVIDHCSVSWGVDETLSFNKASNLSVQWCLVSESLYRSVHKKGDHGYGGLWGGPGGSFHHNALVHHSSRNPRASGNKESGLLDFRNNVVYNWGFNSAYGGELWPRNWVNNYYKPGPATRDSVKRRIFLQKAKEGKMYLAGTHMDGYPEVTADNWGKGVDYAEDGEATEATLRVDSEFIVAPVTTDTAEVAFERVLAGVGASLVRDSVDTRIIEEIRTGTAKYGKSFEGGGNGIIDSQKDVGGWPELKSEPAPEDGDHDGMPDTWEKDKGLNPADGADGNADRDGDGYTNLEEYLNSLAP